From a region of the Drosophila ananassae strain 14024-0371.13 chromosome XL, ASM1763931v2, whole genome shotgun sequence genome:
- the LOC6503514 gene encoding uncharacterized protein LOC6503514 isoform X2 — protein MESHQPPKRPSLHLLTDEAGAGAGGGAGPGSVGGAIAEMSPTSGFLPDMPQWKKDLIQRRKTNVARTQAASVAASPTEAGGGSCGALPEVPVPGASNSDASQALAKRNANAALLAEEKSEKSLTGGHHTQGKDFVVATELPTTTTTTTPLAPIPKQRSSLLNTQRSQEQQSEILNTDLRERGEPAAAVGMVGLSVRSHIRGEVESGTAAAETTGALTETATAAAAAAATQAAATAAAAAATSSSSANQLLTKCKPGQSVAEGSLFPEASQLDNKSSSSSSCKTKSISDKLQSNKFIQQQQQQQQQQQQQHHQQQQQQLVSPSKVTVKPTMVAMQEMKKTTKQNGQHHHRHIPGKISAGSGSAGGDPEGSPSNLQDSLVDTGEDLSYGPGIVSKLRCRYLSLALRESRQQNSKQRLQRSTSLNTLLDRDDDEADGEGEAELAEETVAISQVRAKSTPPPILGAKPTPRPIQRPVSLGANGTVPPTAPSSVQNPPSDDTKPGVVANGNRSRHFKRGNEVMKRARSVEALLCEKSPWNSQRSSNMTPGSNAPAAKTMAMAVATSPAASPTCVTIEDKIHNARERLHSGTDTAPPKRLASIIDDTERPPPDLVKQTLKMFEASANRRPRTAHRSNGVGGVASKVASYKSIIKEQKVAPTSVGFASSTPLRPVNHPDIIPRQAMRRIDLAETTAAEEQQPAEEQVATITQPSEAPSETEAKAAHDEGDGDRDEGDVAGEGEGEGDDDNNEKHDNEGDDDGEGDGDGDGSDDGDDDENNECQLRSDKMGAAGDKPSPATKSPATEAGGALHRSFAPTTENVHVAAAVGAAVPVRKLNTESSSSSSSTTKQIGVIRPLFNSQGITPPLTSREIEKNRINEMKKSTEAGGIGSGAGGSLGSPTTSLDTVINTKEPPTSSSSSHQNLHHLHHNHNNCETDATTASPMVTLRKTRNQGAGVVGVMASSSHTATDNSMVFNFSKSTKGVPDYIESDVVIFRRKRELPKPNEPGFVLLGDLSVETSTDTDYDDLSMCPPSPCDVEFENANIVIDGKSSIRHKPKESTFRVQFNDTLTSTFEYPSEASMTIDDPPYADPFGHVGKHHQLPLAEQMQLLQHRQQLELEQQQHQQHHHVTVDEIIELPTSTAGQGLGHGHGHGHGLGHSNNKQAASVPGATGGGTMLGNLPLDII, from the exons ATGGAGTCACACCAGCCGCCGAAGCGGCCATCATTGCATTTACTCACGGATGAGgcgggagcaggagctggaggaggagcaggaccTGGATCAGTGGGTGGAGCGATAGCTGAGATGTCGCCCACTTCCGGCTTCCTGCCGGACATGCCGCAGTGGAAGAAGGATCTCATCCAGCGGCGCAAAACGAACGTGGCCCGCACCCAGGCGGCGTCCGTCGCCGCCTCACCCACCGAGGCCGGCGGTGGCAGTTGTGGGGCTTTGCCGGAAGTGCCAGTGCCAGGTGCCAGCAATTCAG acGCTAGTCAAGCACTGGCCAAGAGAAATGCGAATGCGGCGCTGCTAGCAGAGGAAAAGTCTGAGAAATCTCTAACCGGAGGTCATCATACCCAAGGCAAAGACTTTGTTGTTGCAACAGAactaccaacaacaacaacaacaacaacaccattAGCACCCATACCAAAGCAGAGATCGAGTTTACTAAACACTCAACGAAGTCAGGAGCAACAGTCAGAGATTCTAAATACGGATCTGAGAGAGCGTGGAGAGCCGGCAGCAGCGGTAGGCATGGTGGGGCTGTCAGTTCGCTCCCATATTCGTGGTGAAGTTGAATCTGGCACAGCGGCAGCAGAGACAACTGGAGCATTAACGGagacagcaacagcagcagcagcagcagcagcaacacaagCGGCAGCgacagcagcggcagcagcagcaacgtcGTCGTCGTCAGCAAATCAATTGTTAACGAAATGCAAACCCGGCCAGAGCGTTGCTGAAGGCTCGTTGTTCCCAGAAGCGAGCCAACTCGATAATAAGAGCTCTAGCTCCAGCTCCTGCAAGACAAAATCTATATCCGATAAATTGCAGAGCAACAAGTTcatccaacaacaacagcagcaacaacaacaacaacagcagcaacatcatcaacaacaacaacaacagttaGTGTCGCCCAGCAAGGTAACGGTAAAACCGACAATGGTCGCCATgcaagaaatgaaaaaaacgaCGAAACAAAATGGCCAGCACCACCACCGACACATACCCGGAAAGATCAGTGCTGGCAGCGGCAGTGCCGGTGGAGATCCCGAAGGTAGTCCCTCAAATCTACAGGATTCTCTGGTGGACACTGGAGAGGATCTAAGCTATGGACCGGGCATTGTATCGAAGCTACGGTGTCGCTACCTCAGCCTGGCCCTGCGCGAATCTCGGCAGCAGAACAGCAAACAGCGCCTCCAACGATCCACCAGCCTGAACACGCTCCTCGATCGCGACGACGACGAGGCCGATGGGGAGGGGGAGGCGGAACTGGCCGAGGAGACGGTGGCCATCAGTCAAGTGCGTGCCAAATCCACACCGCCACCCATTTTGGGGGCGAAGCCAACGCCAAGGCCCATCCAGCGACCGGTTAGCTTGGGTGCCAATGGAACAGTGCCACCCACAGCACCCAGCTCTGTCCAGAATCCGCCCAGCGACGACACCAAGCCCGGTGTGGTGGCCAATGGCAACCGATCGAGGCACTTTAAGCGCGGTAATGAGGTGATGAAGCGGGCCCGGTCCGTGGAGGCCCTGCTCTGCGAGAAGTCGCCGTGGAATAGTcagcgcagcagcaacatgacACCAGGATCCAATGCACCGGCAGCCAAAACGATGGCAATGGCGGTAGCCACCTCACCGGCCGCCTCGCCCACCTGCGTCACCATCGAGGACAAGATCCATAATGCCCGGGAACGGTTGCACAGCGGCACGGATACTGCGCCACCGAAGCGTCTGGCCTCGATTATCGATGATACGGAACGACCGCCACCCGATCTTGTCAAGCAAACGCTCAAGATGTTCGAGGCGAGCGCCAATCGCCGGCCCAGGACTGCCCACCGCTCCAATGGAGTTGGAGGAGTGGCCAGCAAGGTGGCCAGCTACAAGTCGATAATCAAGGAGCAGAAAGTGGCGCCGACCAGTGTCGGCTTTGCCTCCTCTACGCCACTGCGTCCAGTTAATCATCCGGATATAATACCAAGGCAGGCGATGCGGCGCATCGATCTGGCAGAGACGACGGCggcggaggagcagcagccggCGGAGGAGCAGGTGGCCACCATAACACAGCCCAGCGAGGCGCCGAGCGAGACTGAGGCGAAGGCGGCGCACGACGAGGGTGATGGAGACAGAGATGAGGGCGATGTCGCAGGGGAAGGCGAAGGCGAAGGCGATGACGACAACAACGAGAAGCACGACAACGAAGGCGACGACGATGGCGaaggcgatggcgatggcgatggcagCGACGATGGCGATGACGACGAAAACAATGAGTGCCAGCTACGCTCCGATAAAATGGGCGCGGCAGGCGATAAGCCCAGTCCGGCGACGAAGAGCCCGGCGACGGAAGCGGGAGGCGCCCTGCACCGATCATTCGCTCCCACGACTGAGAACGTGCATGTAGCAGCAGCTGTAGGAGCAGCAGTACCAGTACGGAAACTAAACACGGAATCATCATCATCCTCGTCCAGTACCACCAAGCAGATTGGAGTTATCCGGCCGCTATTTAACAGCCAGGGCATCACGCCGCCATTGACGAGTCGGGAGATCGAAAAGAATCGGATCAATGAGATGAAGAAGTCAACGGAAGCCGGCGGCATTGGATCTGGAGCGGGTGGATCGCTCGGCTCACCCACCACTAGTCTCGATACCGTGATAAACACCAAGGAGCCACCCaccagcagtagcagtagtcACCAGAACCTCCATCATCTCCATCACAATCATAACAATTGTGAAACGGATGCCACCACCGCCTCACCGATGGTTACGCTGCGAAAGACAAGGAATCAGGGAGCCGGAGTCGTCGGAGTGATGGCCAGTTCCAGTCACACGGCGACGGACAACTCGATGGTGTTCAACTTCTCGAAGAGCACCAAGGGAGTCCCGGATTATATCGAAAGCGATGTTGTGATCTTCAGGCGCAAGCGGGAGCTGCCAAAG ccaAATGAGCCGGGATTCGTGTTGCTGGGCGACCTCTCCGTGGAGACGTCGACGGACACGGACTACGACGACCTATCCATGTGCCCGCCATCGCCGTGCGATGTGGAGTTCGAGAATGCCAACATTGTGATTGATGGAAAGTCCAGCATACGCCACAAACCCAAAGAGTCGACG TTCCGCGTGCAGTTCAACGACACGCTGACATCGACATTTGAATACCCCTCCGAGGCATCGATGACCATTGACGACCCGCCGTACGCCGATCCCTTCGGCCATGTTGGCAAGCACCACCAGCTGCCCCTGGCGGAGCAGATGCAGTTGCTCCAGCATCGCCAGCAGTTGGAACtggagcaacagcagcatcagcagcatcaTCATGTTACTGTGGATGAGATCATTGAGTTGCCCACCTCGACGGCGGGACAGGGATTAGGGcatggacatggacatgggCATGGACTTGGACACAGTAACAACAAGCAGGCGGCGTCGGTGCCGGGGGCGACGGGGGGCGGCACGATGCTGGGGAATTTACCGTTGG atattatttaa
- the LOC6503514 gene encoding uncharacterized protein LOC6503514 isoform X1, whose amino-acid sequence MESHQPPKRPSLHLLTDEAGAGAGGGAGPGSVGGAIAEMSPTSGFLPDMPQWKKDLIQRRKTNVARTQAASVAASPTEAGGGSCGALPEVPVPGASNSDASQALAKRNANAALLAEEKSEKSLTGGHHTQGKDFVVATELPTTTTTTTPLAPIPKQRSSLLNTQRSQEQQSEILNTDLRERGEPAAAVGMVGLSVRSHIRGEVESGTAAAETTGALTETATAAAAAAATQAAATAAAAAATSSSSANQLLTKCKPGQSVAEGSLFPEASQLDNKSSSSSSCKTKSISDKLQSNKFIQQQQQQQQQQQQQHHQQQQQQLVSPSKVTVKPTMVAMQEMKKTTKQNGQHHHRHIPGKISAGSGSAGGDPEGSPSNLQDSLVDTGEDLSYGPGIVSKLRCRYLSLALRESRQQNSKQRLQRSTSLNTLLDRDDDEADGEGEAELAEETVAISQVRAKSTPPPILGAKPTPRPIQRPVSLGANGTVPPTAPSSVQNPPSDDTKPGVVANGNRSRHFKRGNEVMKRARSVEALLCEKSPWNSQRSSNMTPGSNAPAAKTMAMAVATSPAASPTCVTIEDKIHNARERLHSGTDTAPPKRLASIIDDTERPPPDLVKQTLKMFEASANRRPRTAHRSNGVGGVASKVASYKSIIKEQKVAPTSVGFASSTPLRPVNHPDIIPRQAMRRIDLAETTAAEEQQPAEEQVATITQPSEAPSETEAKAAHDEGDGDRDEGDVAGEGEGEGDDDNNEKHDNEGDDDGEGDGDGDGSDDGDDDENNECQLRSDKMGAAGDKPSPATKSPATEAGGALHRSFAPTTENVHVAAAVGAAVPVRKLNTESSSSSSSTTKQIGVIRPLFNSQGITPPLTSREIEKNRINEMKKSTEAGGIGSGAGGSLGSPTTSLDTVINTKEPPTSSSSSHQNLHHLHHNHNNCETDATTASPMVTLRKTRNQGAGVVGVMASSSHTATDNSMVFNFSKSTKGVPDYIESDVVIFRRKRELPKPNEPGFVLLGDLSVETSTDTDYDDLSMCPPSPCDVEFENANIVIDGKSSIRHKPKESTFRVQFNDTLTSTFEYPSEASMTIDDPPYADPFGHVGKHHQLPLAEQMQLLQHRQQLELEQQQHQQHHHVTVDEIIELPTSTAGQGLGHGHGHGHGLGHSNNKQAASVPGATGGGTMLGNLPLDYPSLGRGIILQQLPQQQPQQSPPEPAIASVATSEAPSPPPKETATMTQPSATGLAPIAARNNNDVTVAKRPQLPAKPQPLRRSHRPSVLLKPQYACFLQNDDATPRSLPATRGPRKAASFSFSPMARQEAGGTSEEQSPTQQSKYDKGEHDQLQIQIQIPDQREPRRRPSLPSSLALPNASTALLQARIPGTTLYYV is encoded by the exons ATGGAGTCACACCAGCCGCCGAAGCGGCCATCATTGCATTTACTCACGGATGAGgcgggagcaggagctggaggaggagcaggaccTGGATCAGTGGGTGGAGCGATAGCTGAGATGTCGCCCACTTCCGGCTTCCTGCCGGACATGCCGCAGTGGAAGAAGGATCTCATCCAGCGGCGCAAAACGAACGTGGCCCGCACCCAGGCGGCGTCCGTCGCCGCCTCACCCACCGAGGCCGGCGGTGGCAGTTGTGGGGCTTTGCCGGAAGTGCCAGTGCCAGGTGCCAGCAATTCAG acGCTAGTCAAGCACTGGCCAAGAGAAATGCGAATGCGGCGCTGCTAGCAGAGGAAAAGTCTGAGAAATCTCTAACCGGAGGTCATCATACCCAAGGCAAAGACTTTGTTGTTGCAACAGAactaccaacaacaacaacaacaacaacaccattAGCACCCATACCAAAGCAGAGATCGAGTTTACTAAACACTCAACGAAGTCAGGAGCAACAGTCAGAGATTCTAAATACGGATCTGAGAGAGCGTGGAGAGCCGGCAGCAGCGGTAGGCATGGTGGGGCTGTCAGTTCGCTCCCATATTCGTGGTGAAGTTGAATCTGGCACAGCGGCAGCAGAGACAACTGGAGCATTAACGGagacagcaacagcagcagcagcagcagcagcaacacaagCGGCAGCgacagcagcggcagcagcagcaacgtcGTCGTCGTCAGCAAATCAATTGTTAACGAAATGCAAACCCGGCCAGAGCGTTGCTGAAGGCTCGTTGTTCCCAGAAGCGAGCCAACTCGATAATAAGAGCTCTAGCTCCAGCTCCTGCAAGACAAAATCTATATCCGATAAATTGCAGAGCAACAAGTTcatccaacaacaacagcagcaacaacaacaacaacagcagcaacatcatcaacaacaacaacaacagttaGTGTCGCCCAGCAAGGTAACGGTAAAACCGACAATGGTCGCCATgcaagaaatgaaaaaaacgaCGAAACAAAATGGCCAGCACCACCACCGACACATACCCGGAAAGATCAGTGCTGGCAGCGGCAGTGCCGGTGGAGATCCCGAAGGTAGTCCCTCAAATCTACAGGATTCTCTGGTGGACACTGGAGAGGATCTAAGCTATGGACCGGGCATTGTATCGAAGCTACGGTGTCGCTACCTCAGCCTGGCCCTGCGCGAATCTCGGCAGCAGAACAGCAAACAGCGCCTCCAACGATCCACCAGCCTGAACACGCTCCTCGATCGCGACGACGACGAGGCCGATGGGGAGGGGGAGGCGGAACTGGCCGAGGAGACGGTGGCCATCAGTCAAGTGCGTGCCAAATCCACACCGCCACCCATTTTGGGGGCGAAGCCAACGCCAAGGCCCATCCAGCGACCGGTTAGCTTGGGTGCCAATGGAACAGTGCCACCCACAGCACCCAGCTCTGTCCAGAATCCGCCCAGCGACGACACCAAGCCCGGTGTGGTGGCCAATGGCAACCGATCGAGGCACTTTAAGCGCGGTAATGAGGTGATGAAGCGGGCCCGGTCCGTGGAGGCCCTGCTCTGCGAGAAGTCGCCGTGGAATAGTcagcgcagcagcaacatgacACCAGGATCCAATGCACCGGCAGCCAAAACGATGGCAATGGCGGTAGCCACCTCACCGGCCGCCTCGCCCACCTGCGTCACCATCGAGGACAAGATCCATAATGCCCGGGAACGGTTGCACAGCGGCACGGATACTGCGCCACCGAAGCGTCTGGCCTCGATTATCGATGATACGGAACGACCGCCACCCGATCTTGTCAAGCAAACGCTCAAGATGTTCGAGGCGAGCGCCAATCGCCGGCCCAGGACTGCCCACCGCTCCAATGGAGTTGGAGGAGTGGCCAGCAAGGTGGCCAGCTACAAGTCGATAATCAAGGAGCAGAAAGTGGCGCCGACCAGTGTCGGCTTTGCCTCCTCTACGCCACTGCGTCCAGTTAATCATCCGGATATAATACCAAGGCAGGCGATGCGGCGCATCGATCTGGCAGAGACGACGGCggcggaggagcagcagccggCGGAGGAGCAGGTGGCCACCATAACACAGCCCAGCGAGGCGCCGAGCGAGACTGAGGCGAAGGCGGCGCACGACGAGGGTGATGGAGACAGAGATGAGGGCGATGTCGCAGGGGAAGGCGAAGGCGAAGGCGATGACGACAACAACGAGAAGCACGACAACGAAGGCGACGACGATGGCGaaggcgatggcgatggcgatggcagCGACGATGGCGATGACGACGAAAACAATGAGTGCCAGCTACGCTCCGATAAAATGGGCGCGGCAGGCGATAAGCCCAGTCCGGCGACGAAGAGCCCGGCGACGGAAGCGGGAGGCGCCCTGCACCGATCATTCGCTCCCACGACTGAGAACGTGCATGTAGCAGCAGCTGTAGGAGCAGCAGTACCAGTACGGAAACTAAACACGGAATCATCATCATCCTCGTCCAGTACCACCAAGCAGATTGGAGTTATCCGGCCGCTATTTAACAGCCAGGGCATCACGCCGCCATTGACGAGTCGGGAGATCGAAAAGAATCGGATCAATGAGATGAAGAAGTCAACGGAAGCCGGCGGCATTGGATCTGGAGCGGGTGGATCGCTCGGCTCACCCACCACTAGTCTCGATACCGTGATAAACACCAAGGAGCCACCCaccagcagtagcagtagtcACCAGAACCTCCATCATCTCCATCACAATCATAACAATTGTGAAACGGATGCCACCACCGCCTCACCGATGGTTACGCTGCGAAAGACAAGGAATCAGGGAGCCGGAGTCGTCGGAGTGATGGCCAGTTCCAGTCACACGGCGACGGACAACTCGATGGTGTTCAACTTCTCGAAGAGCACCAAGGGAGTCCCGGATTATATCGAAAGCGATGTTGTGATCTTCAGGCGCAAGCGGGAGCTGCCAAAG ccaAATGAGCCGGGATTCGTGTTGCTGGGCGACCTCTCCGTGGAGACGTCGACGGACACGGACTACGACGACCTATCCATGTGCCCGCCATCGCCGTGCGATGTGGAGTTCGAGAATGCCAACATTGTGATTGATGGAAAGTCCAGCATACGCCACAAACCCAAAGAGTCGACG TTCCGCGTGCAGTTCAACGACACGCTGACATCGACATTTGAATACCCCTCCGAGGCATCGATGACCATTGACGACCCGCCGTACGCCGATCCCTTCGGCCATGTTGGCAAGCACCACCAGCTGCCCCTGGCGGAGCAGATGCAGTTGCTCCAGCATCGCCAGCAGTTGGAACtggagcaacagcagcatcagcagcatcaTCATGTTACTGTGGATGAGATCATTGAGTTGCCCACCTCGACGGCGGGACAGGGATTAGGGcatggacatggacatgggCATGGACTTGGACACAGTAACAACAAGCAGGCGGCGTCGGTGCCGGGGGCGACGGGGGGCGGCACGATGCTGGGGAATTTACCGTTGG ATTACCCAAGTTTAGGGAGGGGTATTATCTTGCAACAGTTGCCACAACAACAGCCACAGCAGTCGCCGCCCGAACCTGCCATAGCCAGTGTGGCAACATCCGAAGCACCATCACCTCCGCCAAAAGAAACAGCAACAATGACACAACCATCGGCAACCGGATTGGCGCCAATCGCTgccagaaacaacaacgatGTCACGGTCGCCAAGCGCCCCCAGCTCCCGGCGAAGCCACAGCCGCTGCGTAGAAGCCACCGTCCTTCGGTGTTGCTGAAGCCGCAGTATGCCTGCTTCCTGCAAAACGATGATGCCACACCCAGATCCCTGCCAGCTACAAGAGGACCTCGCAAGGCGGCCTCCTTCTCCTTTTCACCAATGGCacggcaggaggcaggaggcactTCGGAGGAGCAATCGCCGACACAGCAGAGTAAATATGATAAAGGAGAGCACGATCAGctccagatccagatccagatcccTGACCAACGGGAGCCACGTCGTCGGCCCAGTCTGCCGTCGTCGCTGGCCCTGCCCAATGCCAGCACCGCCCTGCTCCAGGCCCGCATACCAGGCACTACGCTCTACTATGTCTGA
- the LOC6504123 gene encoding COMM domain-containing protein 10 translates to MSINWIKITDRAREGIKIINALPYDTFNTVLLYTHRQMSPSATGAPAANATSTVGTSVTTTERADSSTDDNPTSSSEPEYTLEELERLVGVPRADFLLLIKTFSYILRRISTFIIKPSLLQRELREKLQLEDEAKIDAILRLWVRETNPIMNNLASKRYESNVIEDAAWKLNMEISSHCQQREKTPLTVLQMKTGAGEDINIEMNHAELLELYNQFENIQGELDAMLAMKAPEAAAPAANNP, encoded by the exons ATGAGCATTAACTGGATAAAAATCACCGATAG aGCCCGGGAGGGCATCAAGATCATCAATGCCCTGCCCTACGACACCTTTAACACAGTGCTGCTTTACACTCACCGTCAAATGAGTCCTAGTGCAACGGGTGCACCTGCGGCGAATGCCACCAGTACCGTGGGCACCAGTGTGACGACCACAGAGCGGGCGGACAGCAGCACCGACGATAAtcccaccagcagcagcgaGCCGGAGTACACTTTGGAGGAACTGGAACGATTGGTGGGCGTGCCAAGGGCCGACTTCCTTCTGCTGATCAAAACCTTTTCCTACATCCTGCGCCGCATCTCCACGTTCATCATCAAGCCCAGCCTGCTGCAGCGGGAACTGCGCGAGAAGCTTCAGCTGGAGGACGAGGCCAAGATCGATGCCATTCTGCGGCTGTGGGTGCGGGAGACCAATCCGATCATGAACAACCTGGCCAGCAAGCGCTACGAGTCCAATGTCATCGAGGATGCCGCCTGGAAACTAAACATGGAGATCTCCTCTCACTGCCAGCAGCGGGAGAAGACACCGCTGACTGTCCTCCAAATGAAAACCGGAGCTGGCGAAGACATTAACATCGAGATGAACCATGCAGAGCTCCTGGAACTCTATAATCAATTTGAGAATATACAAGGGGAACTGGACGCCATGCTGGCCATGAAGGCTCCCGAAGCAGCGGCTCCTGCTGCCAATAATCCGTAG